The window GGAGATCGTCGAATGCGCCACCGAGCCCAAGGCCCACCAGTGGCTCGGCTCCGGCGAGATCGACGTGGCCGTGCTCGACGGCGAGACCCAGCCCGCCGGCGGCATGGGCGTGTGCCGCCAGGCCAAGGACGAGGTCTACGACTGCCCGCCCGTCCTGCTGATCATCGCCCGGCGCGACGACCGCTGGCTGGCCGAGTGGTCCAAGGCCGACGCCGTCGTCCCGCAGCCGCTGGAGCCGATGGTGCTGGCCGACGCCGTCGCCGACCTGATGCGCCGCCGCTCCTCGACCCGTCTCAACGCGAAGTAGGTGCCTTCCGT is drawn from Nonomuraea muscovyensis and contains these coding sequences:
- a CDS encoding response regulator transcription factor, whose amino-acid sequence is MRVLVYSDDAATREEVRLALGRRPAADLPLVEIVECATEPKAHQWLGSGEIDVAVLDGETQPAGGMGVCRQAKDEVYDCPPVLLIIARRDDRWLAEWSKADAVVPQPLEPMVLADAVADLMRRRSSTRLNAK